A window from Leuconostoc mesenteroides subsp. mesenteroides encodes these proteins:
- a CDS encoding IS30 family transposase, protein MTKKNPQSKYARLDFSERITIKNMIDAGKTNAEIARKLNRPRATITHELQRNARVMTWRGKKKILRHTYEPVQATRRAEYYQSKGHHSQPKITPKKREKIDYYLKKKHWSPEQLAHGVPRIGVCTRTIYNWILNRNLSATINDLPLKGKRRRHLRAKPVNPEHKRMMIETRSIHNRPEVINNRSTFGHWEIDGVMSPQDSQSFVITFVERKTRFMVGVKAKSRNSEDVKTAIDTFMSRFENVCDSITCDRGSEFTSSLFIYSIENTYGKKLYYADPQSPGQRGTNERMNRELRRVFPAGYDFTKITQRKLQNAIQDINERPRNVLRFKTPEKVFTKRIMAA, encoded by the coding sequence ATGACTAAAAAAAATCCCCAATCCAAATACGCACGTTTAGATTTTAGTGAGCGTATCACGATCAAAAATATGATTGACGCGGGTAAAACCAATGCGGAAATTGCTCGAAAACTAAACCGTCCTCGAGCTACCATTACACATGAATTGCAGCGTAATGCCCGTGTCATGACTTGGCGTGGCAAAAAGAAAATATTGCGCCATACATACGAACCTGTGCAAGCGACAAGACGGGCTGAGTATTATCAATCAAAAGGACACCATTCACAGCCAAAAATTACGCCTAAAAAACGTGAAAAGATTGATTATTATCTCAAAAAGAAACATTGGTCACCAGAACAACTTGCACATGGTGTGCCACGAATTGGTGTCTGCACAAGGACAATCTATAACTGGATACTTAACCGCAACCTGAGTGCAACCATAAATGATTTACCGCTTAAAGGCAAAAGGCGCAGGCATCTTAGGGCAAAACCAGTTAATCCAGAACATAAACGGATGATGATTGAAACACGTTCAATACACAACCGTCCAGAAGTCATCAATAATCGCTCAACATTTGGTCATTGGGAAATTGATGGGGTGATGAGTCCGCAAGACTCCCAGTCTTTTGTGATCACTTTTGTGGAACGTAAAACACGCTTTATGGTTGGTGTCAAAGCAAAAAGTAGGAATTCAGAAGATGTCAAAACAGCCATAGATACCTTTATGTCAAGGTTTGAGAATGTCTGTGACAGTATCACATGTGATCGTGGCTCAGAATTCACCAGTAGTTTATTTATTTACAGCATTGAAAATACGTACGGTAAAAAGTTATATTACGCTGATCCACAATCACCAGGTCAACGTGGTACAAACGAACGCATGAATCGTGAATTAAGGCGTGTATTTCCTGCGGGCTATGACTTTACTAAAATCACGCAACGTAAGCTTCAAAACGCCATTCAGGACATCAATGAGCGTCCCAGAAATGTACTCAGGTTCAAAACACCTGAAAAAGTCTTTACTAAGCGAATCATGGCAGCTTAA
- the aroA gene encoding 3-phosphoshikimate 1-carboxyvinyltransferase, with product MIKLTKAEKNGLHGEITVPGDKSISHRALMFGAIAEGKTVIDNFLMSDDVMHTMGVFRALGVEINHTESQVTVIGKGLTNFKAPSVGLDMGNSGTSTRLLMGLLSKQPFDLHIFGDASLSKRPLRRVTDPLSMMNAQFELSNDEFLPAVIKANTELSGITYHMPVASAQVKSAILLAGIQAEGETTIIEDLPSRDHTERMLRQFGGQIKTDNGVITVKKQPKLSGQHVLVPSDISSAAFFMVAGLITPNSEITIKKVGVNPTRDGVIKLLERMGAKISKQPITSDGEPLADITVKAQTLHGIEITAEDIPGAVDELPILALAATQAVGDTVISGAEELRVKETDRISTVIRELTKLGADIDEKPDGMVIHGGTPLHASNGSTLLDSHGDHRIGMMNVIASLITEGDVVLTGEEAMSVSYPGFIEDVSSIKRGWL from the coding sequence ATGATTAAATTGACCAAAGCGGAAAAAAATGGCCTTCATGGAGAAATCACGGTTCCTGGTGACAAGTCAATATCACATCGGGCATTGATGTTCGGTGCGATAGCTGAAGGGAAAACAGTCATTGACAATTTCTTGATGTCGGACGATGTGATGCATACTATGGGTGTTTTTCGTGCACTTGGTGTGGAAATCAACCACACCGAATCACAAGTGACAGTTATTGGTAAAGGTCTTACAAATTTTAAGGCACCATCTGTTGGATTGGATATGGGCAACTCAGGAACTTCAACTCGCCTGCTCATGGGATTGCTAAGTAAGCAACCGTTTGATTTGCATATTTTTGGTGATGCGTCACTAAGTAAACGGCCATTGCGTCGTGTTACGGATCCGTTGTCAATGATGAATGCTCAATTTGAATTATCTAATGACGAATTTTTACCAGCTGTTATTAAGGCTAATACTGAGCTAAGTGGTATTACTTATCATATGCCGGTAGCATCAGCGCAAGTCAAAAGTGCTATTTTATTGGCTGGCATACAAGCTGAGGGTGAGACAACGATTATCGAAGATCTACCGTCAAGAGATCATACAGAGCGTATGCTACGTCAGTTTGGTGGGCAAATTAAAACAGATAATGGTGTAATTACTGTTAAAAAACAGCCAAAACTAAGTGGTCAGCATGTTTTAGTACCATCAGATATCTCAAGTGCTGCTTTTTTCATGGTGGCTGGTTTAATTACACCGAATTCGGAAATTACTATTAAAAAAGTTGGTGTCAATCCAACGCGTGACGGTGTGATCAAATTACTCGAACGAATGGGAGCAAAAATTTCTAAGCAGCCGATTACATCTGACGGAGAACCGTTGGCTGATATTACGGTCAAAGCACAAACTTTACACGGCATTGAAATTACGGCTGAAGATATTCCTGGTGCAGTTGATGAACTGCCTATTCTTGCTCTAGCTGCTACACAGGCTGTAGGAGACACAGTTATAAGTGGTGCAGAGGAATTACGTGTAAAGGAAACGGACAGAATTTCAACAGTTATTAGAGAGTTAACTAAATTGGGTGCTGATATTGATGAGAAACCAGATGGCATGGTCATTCATGGTGGGACGCCCCTACACGCATCAAATGGTTCAACGTTACTTGATTCACATGGGGATCATCGTATTGGTATGATGAACGTAATTGCTTCTCTCATTACTGAAGGCGATGTAGTATTAACCGGTGAAGAAGCTATGAGTGTTTCGTATCCTGGATTTATAGAAGATGTGTCCTCAATTAAGAGGGGATGGTTATGA
- a CDS encoding type I 3-dehydroquinate dehydratase — translation MTLRELLNIPSSTDKPIIAVPLTLGPTDKISPFAQKLQQQNPDIVEWRADYIADDFSQAVMWQQVKAGAQSELAQKNVSAMTEAKMLSEIDNAKQEFMTNWPQINVQIIKELTGTVFNSIGGFPVLLTYRTVAQGGHGEMSPTEYATFIITALHSGFPFAAVDVEYTLDEPLRQSIMDAAHKANVPVLLSYHDFESTPKNLSALITDMADTSADIIKLAVMPESEKDVDYLLKITGDVNISQPLITMSMGDIGKRSRIEGYQYGSEMTFAVLDGTQQSAPGQLTINELLQSWQ, via the coding sequence ATGACATTAAGAGAACTATTAAACATACCCAGCAGCACAGATAAGCCAATCATAGCAGTCCCCTTAACTTTAGGGCCCACAGATAAAATTAGTCCGTTCGCACAAAAACTACAACAACAAAATCCAGACATTGTCGAGTGGCGTGCAGATTACATAGCTGATGACTTTAGTCAAGCGGTTATGTGGCAACAAGTCAAGGCTGGGGCACAAAGTGAATTGGCACAAAAAAACGTTTCTGCTATGACAGAAGCGAAAATGTTATCAGAAATCGATAATGCCAAGCAAGAATTCATGACAAATTGGCCACAAATAAATGTTCAAATTATTAAAGAATTAACTGGTACGGTGTTTAATAGTATTGGTGGTTTTCCGGTACTGTTAACGTACCGTACGGTTGCACAGGGTGGTCATGGTGAAATGAGTCCCACTGAGTATGCCACTTTTATTATTACTGCATTACACTCGGGATTTCCGTTTGCAGCTGTTGATGTTGAATATACATTAGATGAGCCGCTACGACAAAGCATTATGGATGCGGCCCATAAAGCTAATGTTCCCGTATTATTGTCATACCATGATTTTGAATCTACTCCTAAAAATTTATCAGCTTTGATTACCGATATGGCTGATACTTCAGCGGATATTATCAAGCTGGCTGTCATGCCTGAATCTGAAAAAGATGTTGATTACCTATTGAAAATAACTGGGGATGTCAATATTTCGCAACCACTAATTACGATGAGTATGGGTGATATAGGTAAACGAAGCCGCATCGAGGGATATCAATATGGATCAGAAATGACATTTGCAGTACTTGATGGTACACAGCAAAGCGCTCCGGGCCAATTAACAATTAATGAATTATTGCAATCATGGCAATAA
- a CDS encoding acetoin reductase yields the protein MVKVAVVTGGGQGIGEGIVKQLASDGFTVAVADLNKDNAVKVAKEVGNDSKGYYVDISSHEDMFKLVDDVVNDFGQLDVFVNNAGIAQIAAIVDAKPDEITKIFNINVNGTIYGIQAAAKQFKKQGRGGKIINACSIAGHQAVELLGIYSATKFAVRGITQAAAKELAKDKITVNAYCPGIVLTPMWDQIDAAMAKIYDRPLGETKQEYIDGIALGRGEEPADVANLVSFLADEKSNYITGQSILVDGGINYV from the coding sequence ATGGTTAAAGTTGCAGTGGTTACTGGTGGTGGACAAGGAATTGGCGAGGGTATTGTTAAGCAACTCGCTTCAGATGGATTCACTGTTGCAGTTGCTGATTTAAACAAAGATAATGCGGTGAAAGTTGCCAAAGAAGTTGGTAATGACTCAAAGGGTTACTATGTTGATATATCAAGTCATGAGGACATGTTCAAGTTAGTAGATGACGTTGTGAATGATTTCGGTCAACTAGATGTTTTTGTTAACAATGCAGGCATTGCACAGATTGCCGCCATTGTAGATGCTAAACCTGATGAAATTACTAAGATTTTTAATATCAATGTCAATGGAACAATATATGGTATTCAAGCTGCTGCTAAGCAATTTAAGAAACAAGGCAGGGGTGGAAAGATTATAAATGCTTGTTCTATTGCCGGTCACCAAGCTGTTGAGTTGTTAGGTATTTATTCGGCCACCAAGTTTGCGGTACGTGGTATTACACAAGCTGCAGCTAAAGAGTTAGCAAAGGATAAAATTACTGTAAATGCTTATTGTCCTGGTATCGTCTTGACACCGATGTGGGATCAAATTGATGCTGCAATGGCTAAAATTTACGACCGCCCATTAGGGGAGACAAAGCAAGAATACATTGATGGTATTGCATTGGGTCGTGGTGAAGAACCAGCTGATGTTGCCAACCTAGTGTCATTTTTGGCTGATGAAAAATCAAATTATATCACCGGTCAGTCTATTTTAGTTGATGGTGGAATTAATTACGTATAA
- a CDS encoding shikimate kinase: MIKEPDTLMLIGFMGAGKTTVGKEIARQHHSKFVDIDSEIERAAGKSIAEIFEERGEVGFRELETEVLNDVQTFDGIVATGGGVVERPENLEILRHSPATIIYLHGNLESTIGRLILEGQRPLLQEKSTAEFFALWQERDPKYEEVANFTVETVGKTPARIAAEIIALFSANEDELALLQMRSQIDAFDRQIFKIISERLQIVEAVARYKEKFDIPTIQQDRMLKLRKELKSDFSASVDITDEMIDGIMTILMQAAIDKENRQLNR, translated from the coding sequence ATGATTAAAGAACCAGATACATTAATGCTTATTGGGTTTATGGGCGCTGGGAAAACAACAGTAGGTAAAGAGATTGCTCGGCAACATCATTCAAAGTTTGTAGATATTGATTCTGAAATCGAACGTGCTGCTGGTAAATCAATCGCAGAAATTTTTGAAGAGCGTGGCGAAGTTGGCTTCCGTGAGTTAGAAACCGAGGTTTTGAATGATGTGCAAACATTTGATGGTATTGTTGCCACGGGTGGTGGTGTAGTAGAACGACCAGAAAACTTAGAAATTCTGCGTCATTCTCCTGCAACAATTATCTATTTACATGGTAACTTAGAAAGTACGATTGGGCGCTTAATTCTTGAAGGGCAGCGTCCATTACTTCAAGAAAAATCAACAGCGGAATTCTTTGCATTGTGGCAGGAACGTGATCCAAAGTATGAAGAGGTTGCCAATTTTACCGTAGAAACAGTTGGTAAAACACCGGCGCGTATTGCAGCTGAAATCATTGCTTTATTTAGTGCCAATGAAGATGAACTAGCACTACTACAAATGCGCTCACAAATAGATGCATTTGATCGTCAAATTTTTAAAATTATTTCGGAGCGTTTGCAGATTGTTGAAGCGGTAGCTCGTTATAAAGAAAAATTTGATATACCGACGATTCAACAGGATCGTATGTTAAAGTTACGTAAAGAATTGAAGTCAGATTTTAGTGCTTCTGTAGATATAACAGATGAGATGATCGATGGTATCATGACCATTTTGATGCAGGCTGCCATTGACAAAGAAAATAGGCAATTAAATAGGTGA
- a CDS encoding sortase, whose protein sequence is MAINIEQVKRRRTTAQPRRPNFYRLKRHHPILKTLLLALIGIIIVTGAVIYGNHTQWQTAQSVQKASHKAVTKAKKQPIVKASQVKQVAAQKSVKPDYSGTGGLSSKEDMLKLAQSNQAEILRGHVAVPSFSISEPIYEGTSNHVLAIGAGMNAPNLKFGTGLVPIFAHNMGDYNAVWPYHPTKFSALQNMTEKTILGKDIYLSDGQTVYRYKATKLDYGIAVGVMNQEIAVENTGKAKVKLIACLEDQEFWQQVKASHYTNFTAKKRIVLTGELIGKQSINSLDNNLKQQLQ, encoded by the coding sequence ATGGCAATCAACATTGAACAAGTCAAGCGCCGTCGAACGACAGCGCAACCTAGACGTCCAAATTTCTATCGTTTGAAAAGGCACCATCCAATTCTAAAAACACTGTTATTAGCTTTGATTGGCATCATAATCGTCACGGGTGCCGTAATTTATGGTAATCATACCCAGTGGCAAACCGCTCAAAGTGTCCAAAAAGCTAGTCACAAGGCAGTTACGAAAGCCAAAAAGCAACCCATTGTCAAAGCCAGTCAAGTCAAACAAGTTGCGGCACAAAAAAGTGTTAAACCTGATTACTCAGGCACTGGCGGCTTGTCTAGCAAAGAAGATATGCTAAAGCTAGCGCAAAGCAATCAGGCTGAAATTCTACGTGGTCATGTGGCTGTGCCTAGTTTTAGCATTAGTGAGCCAATCTATGAAGGTACAAGTAACCACGTCTTAGCCATTGGTGCGGGTATGAATGCGCCCAATCTAAAGTTTGGCACTGGCTTAGTGCCAATATTTGCGCACAATATGGGTGATTATAACGCCGTGTGGCCATACCATCCAACCAAGTTTAGTGCTTTACAGAACATGACTGAGAAAACCATTTTAGGGAAAGATATTTATCTCTCTGATGGTCAAACAGTTTATCGTTATAAAGCCACCAAATTAGATTATGGTATCGCTGTGGGCGTGATGAATCAAGAAATAGCTGTTGAAAATACAGGCAAGGCTAAGGTTAAGCTGATTGCCTGTTTGGAAGATCAAGAATTTTGGCAACAAGTCAAAGCGAGTCATTACACAAATTTCACCGCTAAAAAGCGAATCGTGCTCACGGGTGAACTGATTGGAAAACAGTCAATCAATTCACTGGACAACAATTTAAAGCAACAACTGCAATAA
- the aroC gene encoding chorismate synthase, producing MRYVTAGESHGPEEIAVIEGIPAGLQISQEDVNEQLARRQRGYGRGERQKIETDTVTFLTGIRHQTTLGSPITLNVHNDDHNNWSKIMAPNAPATAENTLRKVLRPRPGHADLVGGMKYRHREDLRNVLERSSARETTMRVAVGAVAKKLLAEIGVDVHGFVVNVGPAKSDLNELTKYKNLQELRVVTEGFDTRALNAEADEAIKEVIDKTKRDANTVGGQVQVIATGMPVGLGSYVSADTKLDAKIANAIVGINAFKGVQFGGGFDNAEKYGDQVMDEIFWDEKRGFYRGSDNLGGFEGGMTTGEAIVVRGVVKPIPTLYRPMQSVDIDTHEDHRASIERSDTTAVTAAAVIAEAMVAIELAKAVLDKFDADNIERMKEQVAVYREEIRNF from the coding sequence ATGAGATATGTTACTGCTGGTGAAAGCCATGGTCCTGAAGAAATTGCTGTTATTGAAGGTATTCCTGCGGGATTGCAGATTAGTCAAGAGGATGTCAATGAGCAATTAGCTCGACGTCAGCGCGGTTATGGTCGTGGCGAACGTCAAAAAATCGAAACTGATACCGTTACCTTTCTGACAGGTATTCGTCATCAAACAACCCTTGGATCACCAATTACTTTGAATGTTCATAATGATGATCATAATAATTGGTCAAAAATTATGGCCCCTAACGCGCCAGCGACAGCAGAAAATACTCTCCGTAAGGTATTACGCCCGCGTCCAGGACATGCTGATTTGGTTGGTGGAATGAAGTACCGTCACCGTGAAGATTTACGTAATGTTTTGGAAAGATCTTCGGCTCGTGAAACAACAATGCGTGTCGCAGTCGGTGCTGTTGCCAAAAAATTATTGGCCGAAATAGGCGTTGACGTTCATGGCTTTGTTGTGAATGTTGGGCCCGCTAAGTCTGATCTGAATGAATTAACTAAGTATAAGAACCTGCAAGAGTTGCGCGTTGTGACAGAAGGTTTCGATACACGTGCTTTAAACGCAGAAGCTGATGAAGCTATTAAAGAAGTAATTGATAAAACAAAACGTGATGCAAATACTGTAGGCGGTCAAGTTCAAGTTATTGCAACGGGGATGCCAGTTGGATTGGGTTCATATGTATCAGCCGATACGAAGTTAGATGCTAAAATTGCCAACGCTATTGTTGGTATCAATGCCTTCAAAGGTGTTCAATTTGGTGGTGGTTTTGATAACGCAGAAAAGTATGGCGATCAAGTTATGGACGAAATTTTTTGGGACGAAAAACGTGGTTTTTATCGTGGCTCTGATAATCTCGGTGGTTTTGAAGGTGGTATGACGACAGGAGAAGCAATTGTTGTTCGTGGCGTGGTTAAGCCTATTCCTACTTTGTATCGTCCGATGCAGTCAGTTGACATCGATACACACGAAGACCATCGGGCCTCTATAGAACGCTCAGATACTACTGCGGTCACTGCAGCTGCTGTAATTGCTGAAGCAATGGTAGCAATTGAACTAGCCAAAGCTGTTTTGGATAAATTTGATGCAGATAACATTGAACGTATGAAAGAACAAGTGGCAGTGTATCGTGAAGAAATAAGGAATTTTTAA
- a CDS encoding prephenate dehydrogenase/arogenate dehydrogenase family protein — MKNIVIVGLGEMGASLAKILSKEPQNQVIGVDINEESLSYAKDHDIVFDVNSKLVNVASHADVIILATPVTYIEELIHLLSKLSLKKEVIVTDTGSTKRDIMDVAETVLTPKNIQFVGGHAMAGTHRSGVEWANEKLYQDVTYFLIPSSISNAYKLQVILKPIAAKFMPISVEDHDELMAVVSDIPHITSFALMNTATYQLGDSTTFGQYVAGGFKDMTRIAESDPKLWTDVLLSNKEAILTSQSLMIEQLKLFSQAIEDNDASTLMALISSAQESRKNLLLK, encoded by the coding sequence ATGAAAAATATCGTTATTGTGGGTCTTGGTGAAATGGGGGCATCTTTAGCCAAAATTTTAAGCAAAGAGCCACAAAATCAAGTAATTGGTGTTGATATTAATGAAGAATCACTCAGCTATGCAAAAGATCATGATATTGTTTTTGATGTAAATTCTAAATTAGTAAATGTTGCATCTCATGCTGATGTTATTATTTTAGCGACACCAGTAACTTATATTGAAGAATTAATTCATTTATTATCTAAACTATCACTAAAAAAAGAGGTGATAGTTACAGATACAGGATCGACAAAACGAGATATTATGGATGTGGCGGAAACAGTTCTGACACCCAAAAATATTCAGTTTGTTGGTGGTCATGCTATGGCTGGTACACATCGAAGCGGAGTTGAATGGGCGAATGAAAAACTGTATCAAGATGTAACGTACTTTTTGATTCCAAGTTCAATTTCTAATGCTTACAAGTTACAGGTAATTCTTAAGCCTATTGCAGCTAAATTTATGCCTATTTCAGTCGAGGACCACGATGAGTTGATGGCTGTAGTCAGTGACATACCACATATTACGTCTTTTGCATTAATGAATACTGCCACTTATCAGCTAGGCGATTCAACGACATTTGGACAGTATGTGGCTGGTGGCTTCAAAGATATGACACGTATAGCAGAAAGTGATCCAAAGTTATGGACTGATGTATTGCTAAGTAATAAAGAAGCAATATTAACTAGTCAATCTTTAATGATCGAGCAATTAAAATTATTTTCTCAAGCAATTGAAGATAATGATGCATCAACTTTGATGGCTTTAATTTCGTCAGCACAAGAATCAAGAAAAAATTTATTGTTAAAGTGA
- a CDS encoding ASCH domain-containing protein — translation MLMGLNHDQFVLVQQGTKTIEIRLYDEKRSRLKIGHKILFTDLENDNQITVSVTQLYKFTTFSDLYERFHGAIVGSNPTDDIQKMVNDTYKIYTPEQEKYYGVLAIEILLCDKW, via the coding sequence ATGTTAATGGGATTAAATCATGATCAATTTGTTTTAGTACAGCAAGGTACAAAAACAATTGAAATAAGACTCTATGATGAGAAGCGATCACGTTTAAAAATTGGGCATAAAATTTTATTTACTGATTTAGAGAATGATAATCAAATTACGGTTAGTGTAACACAATTATACAAATTCACTACGTTTTCAGATCTGTATGAGCGATTTCACGGTGCAATAGTTGGTAGTAATCCAACGGATGATATCCAAAAAATGGTTAATGACACTTATAAAATATATACTCCTGAACAAGAGAAGTATTATGGTGTTTTAGCTATTGAAATATTGTTATGTGATAAGTGGTAG
- a CDS encoding thioredoxin fold domain-containing protein: protein MSNLKKWGIAVFSLAVIAILTAIGGTYYYNTEVNGYPDTKNFADKIDQLDSKSQKKTVIIFHKPGCPDCKQARSTIKKGIKAHQNSIDYVVVNVKKSDAQTYLAKYGVTQVPTVIALKGNQVIDSTSSTNNKTIAKVVAGE, encoded by the coding sequence ATGAGTAATTTGAAAAAATGGGGCATAGCAGTATTTTCTTTAGCCGTCATTGCGATATTGACTGCAATTGGTGGAACTTATTACTACAACACAGAGGTGAATGGTTATCCAGATACCAAAAACTTCGCAGACAAAATTGACCAACTAGACAGCAAAAGCCAGAAGAAGACAGTCATAATCTTTCATAAGCCTGGTTGCCCTGACTGTAAGCAAGCGCGTAGCACGATTAAAAAGGGCATCAAGGCGCATCAAAACTCCATTGATTATGTTGTCGTCAATGTTAAAAAATCTGATGCACAAACTTACTTAGCCAAGTATGGTGTGACACAAGTGCCAACAGTGATTGCCTTAAAAGGTAATCAAGTGATTGACAGTACCAGTTCAACCAACAACAAAACCATTGCCAAAGTGGTTGCAGGAGAATAA
- a CDS encoding peptidoglycan DD-metalloendopeptidase family protein, giving the protein MLERWMQDKKRRLYVIIGIITTAILSLSVIALMCMMVFSTQNANCWNDDTTIDDGGSAFGGDWKDPNSGTHKYIQHAIDRFHKEIKMSGDNIAAAIAIGLRESGFNPKAVNPAGSVKGIWQWGAGGINGDRFGDTADTVQAQVQLAINELHSSHKATLIGLAAANNINSSMVAWDTKFEGVGENDPQRKVADTAKTAEEVKKVFKLDYPGDIDVFDGGNNDSGSSDTSDDANSSAMSDASCDTGLDTNTDGLPVKGKYNITGGYPNYAGLTGAEHYGVDFQTVNHTMTGGESNVYAVHDGVVVAKSFDSVGGNWVVIKGTDGVFTYYGHAPTQSAIVVNTGDKVSAGQHISHEGQTGEATGIHVHFAVQTKDQYNWAPESKGLKSPGLYLKLPAKAGTNVVIPSGPFDSSTGKKDK; this is encoded by the coding sequence ATGTTAGAACGTTGGATGCAAGATAAAAAGCGCCGCTTGTATGTCATCATCGGCATCATTACCACAGCCATTTTGTCACTCTCGGTCATTGCCTTAATGTGTATGATGGTATTTTCTACCCAAAACGCCAATTGTTGGAATGACGACACCACTATTGATGATGGTGGCTCGGCCTTTGGCGGTGATTGGAAGGATCCCAATTCTGGGACACATAAATATATTCAACATGCGATTGATCGCTTTCATAAAGAAATTAAAATGTCAGGGGACAACATCGCTGCTGCGATTGCGATTGGTCTAAGAGAAAGTGGCTTCAATCCAAAAGCGGTTAATCCTGCTGGCTCAGTGAAAGGCATCTGGCAGTGGGGTGCTGGTGGCATCAACGGCGATCGGTTTGGTGATACTGCCGATACCGTTCAAGCACAAGTTCAATTGGCAATCAATGAATTGCATAGTAGCCATAAAGCAACTCTGATTGGTTTAGCGGCTGCTAACAACATTAATAGTTCAATGGTGGCTTGGGATACAAAGTTTGAAGGGGTCGGAGAAAATGATCCACAACGAAAAGTCGCCGACACCGCAAAAACTGCCGAAGAAGTCAAAAAGGTGTTCAAGCTTGATTACCCAGGGGATATTGATGTCTTTGATGGGGGCAACAATGATTCTGGTTCAAGCGATACCTCAGACGATGCCAATTCAAGCGCTATGTCTGATGCTTCATGTGACACAGGTTTGGATACCAACACAGATGGCTTACCAGTTAAAGGAAAGTACAACATAACAGGAGGCTATCCTAACTATGCAGGTCTAACAGGTGCAGAACATTATGGTGTTGATTTTCAAACTGTCAACCACACCATGACTGGTGGTGAAAGTAATGTCTATGCTGTCCATGATGGTGTGGTTGTAGCTAAAAGTTTTGATAGTGTGGGTGGTAATTGGGTTGTCATTAAAGGCACTGATGGTGTGTTCACTTATTATGGTCATGCGCCTACACAGTCAGCCATTGTCGTCAATACAGGTGATAAAGTCTCTGCTGGTCAACACATCAGTCACGAAGGGCAAACTGGTGAAGCAACAGGTATTCACGTTCACTTCGCTGTGCAGACAAAAGATCAATACAATTGGGCGCCCGAAAGTAAAGGACTAAAATCCCCTGGTCTTTATCTCAAGTTACCTGCAAAGGCAGGCACTAACGTTGTTATTCCTAGTGGGCCATTTGATTCTAGTACGGGTAAAAAGGATAAATAG